The genomic window AGTCCCCCAGAGAGGGAGCTTACATTGACATACTCGGCACTTATGACCCAAAGAGGAAGGTTTTACTTGATATAAAGCCGGAGAAGATAAAAGTCTGGCTTGAAAAGGGTGTTGAGGTAGCCCACAGGGCTAAAGCGATATTTGAGATGGCTGGTATTCTTAATGAAATCGTTCCAGAGGGATGCGAACTCAAGAAGGTTGGCGATTACTGGGTACCCAAGAAGAAAACCACCAAGGAGGTGCACTCATGAGCGCTATGAAGGATATCGTTGAGACGACCGCCAGGTCCCTTGTGGACAACCCCGATAAGGTTCAGGTCACAGAGATTGAAGGGGAGAAGACCATTGTCATTGAACTCAGGGTTGACCCTGCTGAGCTTGGAAAGGTTATAGGCAAGCAGGGAAGGATTGCAAGAGCCCTCAGAACTCTCCTCTCAGCCATGGGTAGGAAAACCGGAAAGAGGGTCGTTTTAGAGATTTTAGAGTGATATATGACCCCGCTTTGGCGGGGTGTTTCAATAATATCCAAGATTTTTATAGTGCTCAATACGTCCCTCCAAAACAACCAGAAGGTCTATCCTGAAGGGCATGTCAAGGGATCTTTCCTCCATAAATCTGAAGACACAGGATAGCATACGCGTGAGCTTCTTTGCGTTGAACCTTTCAGCAGGGTGTCCAAACTCTGTATCCCTACCTCCCTTTACCTCAACAAAGACGAGCTCCTTCCCCTCTAATGCAACTATATCTATTTCTCCCGAACCACAGTGATAATTCTTGGCAAGGATTAAGTACCCGAGGTTTTCAAGATAACGTGCCGCTATCTCCTCGTACTCACTACCCCTCCTCATCTATCTCCCTAAGTATCTCCTCAGGAGTAACACTCGCTGTTCCAAACTCACCCACCACTATACCCGCACACAGGTTAGCGAGCTCGCAGGCTTCCTCCCACGTGGCTCCTGCAAGATAAAAGGCGGTGAGTGTAGCTATAACCGTGTCTCCAGCTCCGGTAACGTCGTAAACCTCCCTCGCTCTGGCAGGAAAGGTTTTCACATCTTCTCTGAAGAGGGTCATTCCCTTGGCTCCTCTTGTGACCACGAGTGTTTCAAGCTCAAGTTCTCTCTTCAAGACTTTTCCCAAGACTTCAACGCTCTCCTCTCCGAGAGGGTCAGTCATAGCTCTGAGTTCCTTCTCGTTTGGTGTTATAAGGTTAGCACCTGCATACAGGGGTTTATTTACAGGTCTTGGGTCTATTGCATAAAACAGCTCCCTATCCCTTATAACCTCTACCACCCTGTGGGTCACAACACCTTTAGCATAGTCCGACACTATAACACCGTCGTACTTGCCCTCCTGGATAACCTCTATCACGTGTTTCAGGGCATTGCCACCTATCTTACTCCTATCTTCCCTGTCTATCCTGAGTAGCTGCTGAGACATAGAAACAACCCTTGTTTTTTCAGTTGTAGGTCTGTTATCCTCAGCCAGTCTGGACTCTATCCCTTTCTCCTTCAAAAGTTCAATCAACTGCTCTCCAGACCTGTCCTCACCTATCACGCCGGCTAAGGTTGTGTTCACACCCAGAGAGGCGAGGTTGTTTGCAACGTTTCCTGCTCCACCCAGGCGAACTTCCTCCCTCTCAACCTCAACTATAGGCACCGGAGCTTCGGGTGATATCCTTTCAACTCTTCCGTACAGGTATCTGTCAAGGATAACATCTCCAACAACGAGTATTCTCAGCTCCCGGAGTTTTTCTAAGAGATTCTTGACCCTTTCAGTATCCATCTCAGTTTTCGTTTTCTACCTTAATTTCCTCACCGTCCTCTATGAAAGCCTCGTGAAGAGCCCTAACCGCAAGTTCCGCATATTTTTCATCTATCAAACAGGATATCTTTATCTCTGAGGTGGATATAGCCATTATGTTTATGCCGTTCTTTGAAAGCACATCAAACATCTTTGCGGCGGTTCCATAAGAGCTCCTCATACCCAAACCCACTATGGAAACCTTAGCAACCCTATCGTCCCTCACAACCGCACTCGCCCCTATCTCCTGGGAAACCTTCTTTACGATTTCCTCAGCCTTTGGAGCGTCAGATCTGTTGACGGTAAAGGACATATCGGTGTATCCTTCGTGGGATATGTTCTGGACTATCATGTCAACAACTATGTGAGCTTCTCCCAAGGCTTTGAATAGTTTTGCAGCTATACCAGGTTTGTCTGGAACTCTAACTACGGTAATTCTTGACTCTTTTGTATCTACCGTTATACCTCTTACAGCTACCTTCTCCATAATCTCATCCTCCGGGACTATCCAGGTTCCCTCTTCTTCAACGAAGGAACTCCTAACATGTATTCTAACCCCATACTTGGCAGCGAACTCAACACTCCTTATCTGCATAACTTTTGCACCAAGGGAAGCGAGCTCCAGCATCTCTTCATAGGATATGTAAGGTATCTTTCTGGCGTTAGGGACTATACGGGGATCTGCGGTAAATACTCCCGTCACATCAGTGTAAATCTCACAATCAGCCTGAAGAGCCGCTGCAAGGGCAACGGCAGTAGTATCTGAGCCACCTCTACCTAAGGTTGTAATCTCCCAGTCCTCAGTTATACCCTGAAAACCTGCAACAACAGGTACGTAACCTTCGTTTATAAGATTCTTTAATCTCTGGGTTCCTATCTTTTTAATCCGAGCTTTGGTATGCACCTCATCGGTTACTATGGGTACCTGCCACCCACAGAGGCTTATAGCCGGATATCCGAGCTTCCTGAGTGTCATAGCAAAGAGGGCGATAGCCTT from Hydrogenivirga caldilitoris includes these protein-coding regions:
- the rpsP gene encoding 30S ribosomal protein S16, whose protein sequence is MAVRIRLAKFGRRHHPIYRIVVMDAKSPREGAYIDILGTYDPKRKVLLDIKPEKIKVWLEKGVEVAHRAKAIFEMAGILNEIVPEGCELKKVGDYWVPKKKTTKEVHS
- a CDS encoding KH domain-containing protein, producing MSAMKDIVETTARSLVDNPDKVQVTEIEGEKTIVIELRVDPAELGKVIGKQGRIARALRTLLSAMGRKTGKRVVLEILE
- a CDS encoding YraN family protein, whose translation is MRRGSEYEEIAARYLENLGYLILAKNYHCGSGEIDIVALEGKELVFVEVKGGRDTEFGHPAERFNAKKLTRMLSCVFRFMEERSLDMPFRIDLLVVLEGRIEHYKNLGYY
- the rfaE1 gene encoding D-glycero-beta-D-manno-heptose-7-phosphate kinase, which gives rise to MDTERVKNLLEKLRELRILVVGDVILDRYLYGRVERISPEAPVPIVEVEREEVRLGGAGNVANNLASLGVNTTLAGVIGEDRSGEQLIELLKEKGIESRLAEDNRPTTEKTRVVSMSQQLLRIDREDRSKIGGNALKHVIEVIQEGKYDGVIVSDYAKGVVTHRVVEVIRDRELFYAIDPRPVNKPLYAGANLITPNEKELRAMTDPLGEESVEVLGKVLKRELELETLVVTRGAKGMTLFREDVKTFPARAREVYDVTGAGDTVIATLTAFYLAGATWEEACELANLCAGIVVGEFGTASVTPEEILREIDEEG
- a CDS encoding aspartate kinase produces the protein MGIVVQKFGGTSVGSVERIENAARRVVETLKRGDKVVVVSSAMAGDTDKLISLSREITEFPNEREMDMLLATGEQKAIALFAMTLRKLGYPAISLCGWQVPIVTDEVHTKARIKKIGTQRLKNLINEGYVPVVAGFQGITEDWEITTLGRGGSDTTAVALAAALQADCEIYTDVTGVFTADPRIVPNARKIPYISYEEMLELASLGAKVMQIRSVEFAAKYGVRIHVRSSFVEEEGTWIVPEDEIMEKVAVRGITVDTKESRITVVRVPDKPGIAAKLFKALGEAHIVVDMIVQNISHEGYTDMSFTVNRSDAPKAEEIVKKVSQEIGASAVVRDDRVAKVSIVGLGMRSSYGTAAKMFDVLSKNGINIMAISTSEIKISCLIDEKYAELAVRALHEAFIEDGEEIKVENEN